The Paenibacillus mucilaginosus 3016 genome includes the window TGCGAAATCCAATGATTTCAAGAGCATGCGTTGGAAAACAGGTGATTGGGAGAGCGTCAATAGGTAGATAACGCTTACAAACAGCCTTTCCAGGGGATTATCGTGACTTTTAGGTGAATTAGGGCTTTGTGCTGCGGGGGAAAGAGGATTATAATTCAAATCAATTGAATAACAAGCCGAATTTCTTAATGAAAACGGGGGAACCATGAGTTTAGGGGTGAATTCATCCAAGCCGCATATGGCTGGATGATAGGGTGCCTGTACATCCGAATCCGTCAGCTAACCTCGTAGGCTTTGTTACAGGAACCTATTTTTTGGCATTGGGTTTCCAGTGTCTTTTTTTTGTGCAAAAATCCTGATTTAAGAACCGAGGTGTTCGTTATTTGAAGCCAGCCGCCAAGAAATTCGAGCTGAAGCCGCCGCAAATTCTGGTACTCGGATTCGCAGCCATCATTCTGATCGGCTCTATTCTCCTGTCGCTGCCTGTGGCCTCAGCCAGCGGTCAGCCGACGCCGTTCCTCGATGCGCTGTTTACCGCGACCTCAGCTACCTGTGTAACGGGGCTGGTCGTAGTCGATACGGGTACCCATTGGTCCGTTTTCGGGCAAATCGTCATCATTCTGCTGATCCAGGTCGGTGGACTGGGCTTCATGACCATGGCGACGCTCTTCGCCTTTGTGCTGAAGAAGCGGATCTCGCTGAAGGAGCGGCTGATTCTTCAGGAGGCCATGAATCAGGGCTCGATGGAAGGGATCGTCCGGCTGATCCGCAAGGTGATCCGGTATTCGCTTACGATCGAGGCGATCGCCGCTGTCATTTTCTCGATCCGCTGGTCCTTTGACTTGGGGGTGTCACGGGGGATCTATTATGGGATTTTTCATGCGATTTCCTTCTTTAATAATGCAGGCTTCGATCTGTTCGGATCGGTGACGGGCAAATTCAGTTCCCTCACAGCCTATGCGGACGACTGGGTGATTAACCTGGTTTCGATGATGTTAATTATTCTTGGGGGTCTCGGGTTTGTCGTGATCTCCGATTTGATTGAATTCAAGACAGTGAAGAAGCTGTCTCTGCACTCTAAGGTCGTGCTGAGCGCTACCGGTATACTGATCGGCGTAGGCACGATTGTCATCTTCGTGTTCGAACTGACGAACATGAAGACGCTGGGCCCGCTGAGCTGGTCCGGCAAGTTCCTCGCCTCCCTGTTCCAATCAGTGTCTCCGAGGACGGCGGGAGCCAATTCGGTCGATATCGCGGGGCTGCGGCAGGCGACGCAGTTTTTCATCATCATCCTGATGTTCATCGGCGCTTCGCCGGGGTCCACCGGAGGCGGGATCAAAACGACTACCTTCACCACCCTGGTGGGAGCCATTGTCGCGATGATCCGCGGCAAGGAGGACATTGTGCTCTTCCATTACAGGCTCGGCAAGGACCGCATTCTCAAAGCCATCACGCTCACGATGATCGCGCTGTTCCTGGTGATCTTCGTAACGATGCTTCTCAGCACCACCGAGGATCATTCTTTCCTCATGATCTTGTTTGAAGTGACTTCCGCCTTCGGTACGGTGGGTCTCTCGATGGGGCTGACGCCGGATCTGACGGAGTTCGGCAAAGTGATGATCGCCCTGACGATGTTCGCCGGACGTCTCGGCCCGCTGACCCTTGCATATGCGCTCGGACCTAAGGCTGAGAAGGAGCTGTACCGTTACCCGGAAGGTAAAATTACGATTGGATAGGGGAACAACAACACATGAAACGCAGCCAATACGCTGTCATCGGACTGGGCCGCTTCGGCTCCTCCGTAGCAATGGAACTCATGAAGCTTGGCTATGAGGTGCTCGGCATCGATAAGGATGAGGAGTCTGTCGAGGAGATGGCTGACAAGCTGACCCATGTCGTCGTAGCCGACGCTACCGATGAAGAGGTGCTCCGGTCGCTGGGGATCCGCAACTTCGATTGTGTCGTCGTGTCGATCGGGGATGACATCCAGTCAAGCATTCTCACGGCCATTCTGCTAAAGGATATCGGTGTGGGCAATGTCGTGGCCAAGGCGCTATCGGAGCTCCATGGCAAAGTATTGAGCAAGATTGGTGTGGACCGGGTCATCTATCCGGAACGCGATATGGGCATCCGGGTGGCGCACCAGCTCGTCTCGCCGAATCTGCTCGATTATATCGAGCTTTCGAAGGAGTATACCATTGCCGAGCTGGCGGTGCCGCGATGTCTGTCCGGCCGCTCGCTGAAAGAGCTCGATACGCGGGCGCGTTATGGCTGCAGTGTGGTGGCGATTAACAAGAAGGACGGCGTGATCATCGCGCCGACGGCAACGGATACGGTGGAAGAGAAGGATATTATGGTCATCATCGGAACGAACCAGCAGATCGAGACCTTCGAGAATGCGGTCATCCGTTAATGGCTTCTTCCTAATGGGACCCCTTATGGACCGTACCGATCAATTACTAAACTGATGGGATGAGGAAGATGGAACAAGGCGTTTCATTGGAACACGTGCTGTACCTGCTCGTCATCATCCTGCTGACCGGCATGCTGGTGGGACGTCTCTCCGGTCTGCTGAAGCTCCCGGACGTGGCTCTGTTCCTGATTGCCGGAATTGTGCTGGGTCCGCTGCTGCACTGGATTCATGAGCCGAGCAGTTCCTTCACGAACCAGTTCATCCTGACCGTGGGATCTACCTTGATCCTCTTCGACGGAGGACGGAATATCCGTCTTGCCGGCCTGAAGAAGGTATGGCTCACGCTCACGCTGCTTAGTATCCCGGGAGTTCTGATTACCTGCGCGATTGTCGCGGCCGCTTCACACTGGCTGCTTCATCTGCCGTGGATGTATGCGCTGCTGCTGGGCGCGATCATTTCGTCGACCGATCCGGCGACGCTGATTCCGGTATTCAAGCAGGTAAGGGTTCGGACGAAGGTCAGGGAGACGGTCGAGAGCGAATCCGCCTTCAACGATGCGACAGGATCGATTCTCACGTTCACTCTGCTTGGTGCTCTGACCGGAGGGGGAGCGATCTCCCTTGGCGATTCGGTGAAGGAGTTTTTGATCACCGCTCTCGGCGGGATCGGCGCCGGTGTCTTGATCGGTCTCGCGCTTGCCTTCTTGACGGTGCACCGAAAGTTTGGGTTCCTCCGGGACTATGCGGGAATCGTTATGCTTGTAACGGCTGCAGGCGCATATCTCGCAGGGGATCTGCTCCATGTGAGCGGTTTTATGGCGACATTCACGGCTGGACTGATCTGGGGGAATGCCGAGCTGTTCGGGCTGGATTTCGCCGATCGGAAGCAGGAACTGCATCATGTGGCGGAGAACCTTACGGTGCTCCTTCGGATGCTGATCTTTGTCCTCCTTGGAAGCCAGGTCGACTTTGGGGTGATCGGGGAGTATCTCGTGCCGAGTCTTGGCGTGATCGCCATCTTCATGCTGATCGCAAGGCCGATGACCGTGCTCTTATGTGCTCTTCCGGACACGCGTGCGAAATGGGAGCGCAATGAACTGCTCTTCATGTTCTGGGTGCGCGAGACCGGCGTCATCCCGGCGGCCTTGTCCGGCATGGTGGTGGGGATGGGCATCGCCCACGCGGACATCATCGCGTCGGTGACCTTCCTCGCCGTGCTTGTCACGATCCTGCTGCAGGCCGGGACGACCGCCTATGCGGCCAGGCGGCTGGGTCTCGAAGAGAAGGCGGAGCCTTAGGCTCCGCCTTCTCTCTATATAATAGAAGAAACATTATGGCTGCCGGCAGCGGCAGGCGATCAGCTGGAGGAACTTCCGCCCTCGGAGCGGAAATGATGCACCGCATGGTCGATGAAACGGCGGATGGACGGCTCCAGAACGGCTTCCTCTATGAAGAGCAGGGAAGTCGTTCTTTTCGTTTGTTCCAGCTCGGGGATGTATCTCACGGTGACCTCGTTGTCCGCCAGCCAGTTGTGCCGCAGGTAGGATTCGGGCAGAAGCGTGGCCGCCTTACAGGTGGAGACCAGCCGGATGATGGCCTCGAAGGAGTCGATCTCCATCTTGACGTCGGGATGCACCTCGTACCGGTGGAACATCTCGTCCATGAGCACGCGGTACCACGTGCCGCGGGAGAAGAGGATCATCGGCAGTTCGTGGAGGTCGCGGATGTCGACCTCCTCCTTGTCCTGCAGCGGATGGACCTCGGGCAGGACGAGGCAGAGATGGTCGTCGAACAGCGGCACACAGGTCAGCGCGGGATCCGACATTTGGGAGGCGACCAGTCCGATGTCGACCTTCTTCTCCTTGACGAGCGGGACGATCTCATGCGTCTTGCCGGTCACGGCTTTGATATCCGTATGCGGGTAAGCCTGCGTATAGATCGTGATGAGCTCCGGCAGGGTGGACTGCAGCGTCGTGAGCGAGGCGCCGATAATAATGCTGGCGGGCTTGCTGTCGGTGGAATAAGCCTGCAGGGCCTGGCGGAGCTTGCGCTCAAGGCGCTTCTGCTCGATCGCATACTCGTAGCAGATCTCGCCGGCCCGGGTGAGCTCCAGCCGTTTGCCCTTGCGTTTGAAGAGCGCAACCCCGAGCTCTTCTTCGAGCCGCATGATTTTGCGGGAGAGGGCGGGCTGCGAGATGTTCAGGAGCAGGGAGGCTTTGTTCAGGCTCTGCTGCTCGACGACGGCCGCGAATTCGATAAGATGTTCCATGGGACGGAGACCCCTTTTTATGAGAATAGTTATGCGCACCGGTTATAAGGCGATATAAATAATCTGCACTTCCATTATAAGCGAAACGGGAGTAGTATGGTATTGTCACGACATGTTCACAAAAATTGCCGCGAACTGCATAAAAGATTGTCGATTCATGGAAAATAAGATGGGGTTTCTCGGTTGACGCTCTATGTATGCGGGAGTACAATGGTAAATGGTTTTGACGAATCGGTGACAAGCCTTATCTTGAGGGGGGAACGGATTGTAATGTTTAAAAACTCGTATTATTCTCGAAAGCTGCATTCATTGTTGGGTGTTATCCCGGTCGGTTTCTTCCTGATCGAGCACCTGCTGACGAATTACTCAGCGTTCAAGGGCGGGCACGAGGGATTCCTGGAGCACGTCGAATGGCTTCACGGTCTTCCGCTCGTGCTTGTGCTTGAGATCTTCGGGATCTGGATTCCACTGGCCTACCACGCCATCTACGGATTGTATGTGGCTTACACCGCCCGCAACAACGTGAATAACTACGGTTACTTCCGTAACCAGATGTTCTTCCTGCAGCGCGTAACCGGTGTCATTACCTTCATCTTCGTGGCGTTCCACTTCTTCCAGACGCGGTTCCAGATTACACTCGGGAATGTGGCGCAGGAAGCGATCGGCGTGCAGATGCATCACATTGCTACCGACACCGTCAACTTCGTATTCTACTGTATCGGCATCGTTGCTGCCGTGTTCCACTTCAGCAACGGGATGTGGTCGTTCCTCGTCAGCTGGGGCGTTACGGTAGGTCCTCGGGCACAGCGCGTCTCCACTTACGTGTGGATGGGTGTGTTCGTAATCATGTCTATTATGTTCATTCTGTCTCTGACGGCCTTCACGGATCCGCAGTTCCAGCAAGTGCCGCAGACGGCAACGCATTAAGGGGGAACGGACAATCATGGCGAATTCTAAAATTATCGTAGTCGGTGGAGGCCTGGCAGGCTTGATGGCGACCATCAAAGCAGCAGAGGCCGGCGTTCACGTCGACCTGTTCTCCTTGGTACCGGTTAAACGTTCTCACTCCGTCTGTGCTCAGGGCGGCATCAACGGTGCCGTCAACACCAAAGGGGAAGGCGACTCGCCTTGGGAGCACTTCGACGATACTGTATACGGGGGCGACTTCCTTGCGAACCAGCCGCCGGTTAAAGCCATGTGCGAAGCCGCACCGGGCATCATCCATCTTATGGACCGGATGGGCGTTATGTTCAACCGTACGCCGGAAGGTCTCCTGGATTTCCGCCGTTTCGGGGGCACGAAGCACCACCGTACCGCGTTCGCAGGCGCAACCACCGGCCAGCAGCTGCTGTACGCGCTCGATGAGCAGGTACGCCGCTGGGAGACCGCGGGTCTCGTCAAGAAGTACGAGCACTGGGAGTTCCTCGGCGCGGTTCTCGATGACGACGGCGTATGCCGCGGGATCGCAGGGCAGGATCTGCGAAGCATGGAAGTCAATACCTTCAAGGCCGATGCGGTCATCCTGGCTACCGGGGGCCCCGGCATCATTTTCGGCAAGACGACGAACTCCGTCATCAACACCGGTACGGCAGCGAGTGCCGTGTACCAGCAGGGTGTGCACTATGCCAACGGCGAGTTCATCCAGATTCACCCTACGGCGATCCCGGGCGACGACAAGCTGCGCCTGATGTCCGAATCCGCACGGGGCGAAGGCGGCCGCGTATGGACGTACAAGGACGGCAAGCCGTGGTACTTCCTGGAAGAGAAATATCCGGCGTACGGCAACCTCGTACCGCGTGATATTGCAACACGTGAGATTTTTGCGGTCTGCGTAGACATGAAGCTCGGCGTCAACGGCGAGAACATGGTTTACCTCGACCTGTCGCATAAGGATCCGAAGGAGCTCGACGTGAAGCTCGGCGGGATCATTGAGATCTACGAGAAGTTCATGGGCGACGACCCGCGCAAGATTCCGATGAAGATTTTCCCTGCGGTACACTATTCGATGGGCGGCATGTGGGTCGACTACAACCAGATGACGAACATCCCGGGCCTCTTCGCCTGCGGCGAGTGCGAATACCAGTACCACGGTGCGAACCGTCTCGGTGCGAACTCCCTGCTGTCCGCGATCTTCGGCGGAATGGTTACCGGTCCGAAAGCGATCGAGTACATCCGTGGACTCGACAAGTCGGCCGATGACATCTCCTCCTCCGTATTCGACCGTTACGGCAAGCTGCACACGGACAAGTACGAAGGCATCCTGAATATGGACGGCAAAGAGAATGCATACGTGCTCGGTAAAGAGCTCGGCGAATGGATGACCGATAACATGACGGTTGTTCGTTATAACAAGAAGCTCGAGCAGACGATCGACAAGATCAACGAGCTCAAGCAGCGCTACAAGAACATCAATATCAACGACTCCGCGCGCTACAACAACCCTGGTGTGGCGTACACCCGCCAGCTGTGGAACATGCTCGAGCTCGCGCATGCGATGACGCTCGGCGCCCTGCTGCGGAACGAAAGCCGCGGAGCCCACTACAAGCCGGAGTTCCCTGAGCGCAACGACGAGCAGTTCCTGAAGACGACCAAGGCGGCATGGACGGCCGAAGGCCCGCAAATTTCGTACGAAGAAGTCGACGTGTCTCTCATTGCACCGCGTAAGCGTGACTATACGACCGATAAGAAGAAGGGAGGTCATTAATCATGGCCGAAGCAACCGCAACTGCAAGCAGGAAGGTTAAATTCATCGTCACCCGCCAGGATTCCGCGGACGGCAAGTCCTACACCGAGGAATTCGAAGTGCCTTACCGCCCCAACATGAACGTCATCTCGGCGCTGATGGAAATTCAGCGTAATCCGGTGAACGCTTCGGGCAAAACAACGACGCCGGTATGCTGGGAATCGAACTGCCTTGAGGAAGTATGCGGCGCCTGCTCCATGGTTATTAACGGCAAGCCGCGCCAGGCGTGCTCCGCGCTCGTCGACAAGCTCGAGCAGCCGATCCGCATTGCTCCGATGTCCACGTTCCCTGTCGTGCGTGACCTTGTCATCAACCGGGAGCGTATGTTCTCCGCGCTGAAGAAGGTCAAAGCATGGATCCCGATCGACGGTACGTACGATCTCGGTCCGGGGCCGCGTATGGCGGAAGCGAAGCGCCAATGGGCTTACGAGCTGTCGAAGTGCATGACCTGCGGTGTCTGCCTGGAGTCCTGTCCGAATGTCAACGACAAGACGGACTTCATCGGACCTGCGGCCGTATCGCAGGTGCGTCTGTTCAACGCTCACCCGACAGGGGAGATGAACGCGCACGAGCGTCTCGAGGCGCTGATGGAAGACGGCGGGATCGAGGGCTGCGGCAACTCGCAGAACTGCGTGCGTTCCTGCCCGAAGGGCATTCCGCTGACGACCTCCATCGCAGCGATGAACCTCGATACGACGAAGCATCTGTTCAAGAAATGGCTCGGCATGTAACTGGTCTTATCCGGCTTCTCTTCACTGCGGCAGCAGGGAAGGGAAGCTTTTTTCGTAGCGGCTTCAAAAAGCATTGACGGGTAGAAATGGAGAAGGTACAATGTGTTTAAACGTTTCAATCAACAGGATGAAGGATTATTTCGTTCATTTCATTAAGGAAAAGGGGTTGTGGGTGACATGAGCAGAAAACGCCAGATTACTATCGTAGACCTTGCCGAAGCGGCTGGCGTTTCGATCGCAACGGTCTCGAATGTGCTCAACCGCCGGAATGTCCCGATGTCCGAGGAGACGATCCGCAAGGTAGAGGAAGCCGCAGAGCAGCTCGGCTACCGCCGCAACGTCATGGCGGCCAGTCTCAGCCGGCGCAAGTCCTACGAGCTCGGCATGCTGGTGCCCGGTTTCGGCGGCTATTACGGCCGTTTCGCCGAGGAGATGCAGCGCATGGCCCACCTGCACGGCTACCACTTGTCCGTGTTCTCGGCTGCCGGGTTCGACCCGGAGATCGAGAAGCGGCATCTCGACGTGCTGCTGCAGCGCCGGGTCGACGGCCTCTTCTGCCACGGCCTTGCCATGTCACAGGACGCGACACGGCAGATTGTCCGCGACGGGACACCGCTCGTGCTGTTCAACGGCTGGGGCTGGCCGGGCGATATCGCCATCGGGGCCGTCAATCTCGACTTTGCCGGCGGCGTGGAGGCGGCTGTGCTGCATCTCTATGAGAGCGGCTGCCGGCGGATTTATTACCTCAGCCGGCCGGAAGCGCACGCGGTGGACGCGCAGCGCCGGCTCGGGTTCCAGGCGGGGCTCGCCCGGCTCCCGGAGCAGGTAGAGTCCGGTATTCTCGAGACGCAGCGGTACCCCGGGTCTGTTGAAGAAGCTGTGGACGGGATTGGAAAGCTCGGTGCGGGTGAGGGACCGGTCGGCATGATCGGTTTCGATGACTTCACGGCGTTCACCTTCATGTCGGCCGTCCAGAGCCAGGGACTCCGGGTGCCGCAGGATTACAAGATCATCGGCATCAACAATGATCCGCTGTCTGCGCTCTGCTATCCGGGACTGTCGACGCTGGACATTCCTTACAACGATCAGGCGAAGCTTGCGATGGAGCTCATGCTTCAGAAGCTCGGCGGCAAAGAAGCGGAAGGGGAAGAAGGTCAGCCGCCTCAGGCGGAGGAGAAGAACGACGCTGCCGATACCCCGGAGATCCGTATTCCGCTGCAGCTCATGGCCCGCTTGTCCACCCAGCCTTAGGTGAAATGATGAACAGTCCCATCCCAATCCGAAGAGGAGTGTCCGGCTAATGACCTTGTGGCAGCAGGCCATCGAAGATGCGGTAGGGAAGACAAGAGAGAATATCAACCGGTTTGGCGACAAATTCCCTCATGTAGGCGCAGGAGACAAGTACATTCTGAACGACAATACGGACTGGACCGAGGGCTTCTGGTCCGGTATGCTCTGGCTGTGCTACGAATACTCGGGCGATGCAGCGTTCCGGCAGGCCGCAGGCCGTACGGTCGACAGCTTCCGCCGCCGGCTGGATCAGAACCGCGTGCTTGATCACCATGATATCGGCTTCCTGTACTCGCTCTCGGCCAAAGCCCAGTGGCTGATCGAGGGGGACGAAGAGGCCAGGAAGCTTACGCTGGAGGCAGCCGATGTGCTCATGCGGCGTTGGCGTCCCCAGGGCGGCTTCATCCAGGCCTGGGGAGAAGAAGGGGACCCGCACAACGGGGGCCGGATCATCATCGACTGCATGATGAATCTGCCGCTGCTGTATTGGGCTTACGGGCAGACGGGGGAAGAGAAGTACCGTAACGTCGCCGTCATCCATGCGGATAAATCCCGTCGCTTCCTCGTCCGGGGGGACGACTCATCGTATCACACGTTCTACTTCGATCCGCAGAACGGTGATTCGATCCGCGGCGGAACGGCCCAAGGCTACCGGGACGGCTCCACTTGGACGCGCGGGCAGGCCTGGGGCATCTACGGCTTTGCCTTGTCCTACCGTTACACGAAGAACCCTCTGTATCTCGAGACCTCCCGCCGGCTGGCCCGCTTCTTCTACGAGCATCTGCCCGAGGACAGCGTAGCGTACTGGGACTTCGATGCGCCGGTGAACGGAGAGACGCGGCGCGACAGCTCCGCTTCGGCCATTGCCGCAGCCGGCACCATCGAGCTGCTCGCGCATCTGGACGGTACGCATCCGGACCGCGCCTACTTCGAGGCGGCCCTGCAGCGTTCGGTCACCTCGCTCGTGGAGAACTACTCCACGATGGGCCGGCCCGACGCCGAAGGTCTGCTGCTGCACGGCTCTTACAGCGTACGCGAGAACAAGTCGCCGGACGACTATATGAGCTGGGGCGATTACTTCTATCTGGAGACGCTGCTCCGGCTGGAGCGGGGCATTCCCGGGTACTGGTACGAACGGGGACAGGACTGATTCATTCCTTATTGATATAGGTTAGATGCATGGCCATAACACCCTTTCTCCGGCCGGGCGCCGGGGAAAGGGTGTTTGACTTGTGGGGACCAGGGAGGAATGCCTCAAGAGAAGGACTGGCCTTCTTCCTTGCTGCGAAGGAATTCTCTGCCATAGTCACCGTGCGGATGGATTGTCGCATGCTCCGTTTGGATGGTGGAATGCTCGATGCCGAATTTCTCCTTGAGGGTCTCGTTGATGGCGAGGATGATGCAGAAAGGCTGCACTTTTTCGTCTACGAAGACATGGGCGGTCAGCGAGTAATGGTCGCTCGATACGGCCCACAGGTGCATTTCATGCACGTCTTCGACGCCTTCCACGTTCCCGATGGCCGAACGGATCTCATCGAGATTGAAGCGGTCAGAACGGATTCCATCAGAATAAGATAGGACTCCTTCAGAATCTTGACGCCGCCGGCGAAGATGATGCCGCCGATCAGCATACTGACCAGGGGATCGACCCACTGCAGGCCTGTAAAATAAATGACGACTGCCGATACGATGACACCGGCGGAGCTGAGCAGATCGCCGATGAAGTGCCACAAGGCGCTCTGGATATTGAGATTCTCTTCTTCCTTCATGCTGCGGCTGAGGACGAGCGTCAAGGTCAGATTCACCAGAAACCCGATGGAGGCGATGGCCAGCATCAGCTTGAAATCGATCGTCTGCGGCTCGATGAACCGGCGTCCACCCTCGATGAAGATGCCGATGGCGATGACGGCGAGAGCCAGCCCGTTCAGGAACGAGGCGATAATCTCGAAGCGCAGATAGCCGAACGTGAACTGGGCGTTGGGCGGACGCGAGGCGAGATAGATGGCGGTCATGCTCAGCCCGAGGGCAATGACGTCCGAGATCATATGAGCCGAATCCGAGAGGAGGGCGAGCGAGTTGGAGAGCAGGCCGCCGACGATCTCCACGACCGTGAAGAAAGCCGTGAGGAGCAGCGTAATCCATAAGGTTTTCTTGGAACGGGACTGTTCCTTGACATGGTGCAGATGATGGTAGTCGTACATGGGATCACCGACCTTTCCTACAGTGTATTCTCCGGAGGTCCATGCTGTATGTTGTCCGGATGACGGGATAAGCCCGGTATCTTCTAGCAGACATCACTAGAGAAAATAGAGGGGCTGTATGTCTCGGATTATACGTCAAGCCTGAAATTTTGGCAAATACTTTAATTGATAGCGATTTTCAGCGATTTGATAGTGATTTTCATTATGATGATAAGTTTTATCAAAGATTTGAAAGTATTTCTCAGTATCTTGAGATTCATTCTCAGATGAACTGCAGCGCTTTCAAAATTGTTACATAACTGAAATATGTTTGTTACACGCTTTTCATCTTAAGGCTGTATGATAAGTCTCAAGACCCCCTTTTTAATATATACACCTTAAGGCCCTCCCCGTTGGAGGGCCTCTTTTTTTTGTGCAATGCGTCAAAACATGGATAAATAAGAACTTTTAGTGGGAGGGGAATGCCCGGATTTTAGGCTTGGGGACGAATTGGGGACGAGGGGGCGAAACGAACCATATTGCAATAGAAACGGATTCATAGCGGCTGGCACTGTGGAATATATAATAACCGAGGCTTAATACACTTGGGGATTGAGGAAAATACGAATGAGCAGTCCATTCATCTCTGAATGTCCGGAGGTTGCACAAGCGATTCAATTGAATTGGCTGCCGTTAGCATCGCTTGACGAGATGGAGCACCGGGAATATGATGTTCTCATCGTAGGTTCAGGTGCGGGGGGCGGTGCGGCTTTATGGCGAATGTGCCAGCGATGGGGGGCCGATAAGCGGATTGGTGTAATTGAAGCCGGGGATACTTTATTAGATACACATGCCCGCAATATCAGCACACTATCCGATGAATTCCGCTTTTCAAGCTATTTGCGAGCCGTCAAACAACCGGTTGAAGGCAGCGCTCCAGACATGTTAGGTGCAACGCAAGTGACTGCGCTGGGCGGAAAAACGCTGTTCTGGACCGCTATCGCCCCTCGGCCATACGCAGGTGTGCTGGCCGATTGGCCTGTACCGATGCAGGAGCTGAATTATTACTTTGGGATTGCTGAGCAATTTATGAACGTCCGAGACTATTTTTCTTTCAAATACCCTATGTGGGAAGTACTGTTGAATCGGCTGCAAGTGAATGGATTTCCGCAGGCGAAATATGCACCAAGGGCACTTGATTTTGAGCCGCTTAATTATAAAGGCACCATTAATTCCAACGTTTATTTCAGCTCTATCCAATTTTTGGGTGAAAGCTTAAACTTGCATCCCTATGATCTGGCTGTACAGGCGAGGGCCACCCGGATTCTCACCTGCGGCGGCAGAGCATGTGGCGTTGAAGTGATGAGGAAGGACAAGAGTTTTTATAGGTTGAAGGCTAAAAATATTATCCTGGCAGCCGGCGCTTTTCAAACCCCGAGACTTCTTTTGCATTCGGCAATTCCTGGACCTAGCATCGGCCATTATTTGCAAAACCACTCTTATTTGCGGGTCACCGTGCAGATGAGGCAGGAGGGGTTCGCGCAAGGAATCAGTTTCGAAGCATTTCCTTACGCATTGATTATTCCCCAGACGGAAGGCCACCCCTATCAAATCCAGGTTTATCCTTCGGGATTAGCAGATGAAAAGAAACTGGAATTGAACGCTTTTGGGAGCGTGGAACCTCGTTATGCAAACCGTATAACGCTTGATCCATATAAGAGGGATGAATATGGCGTTCCGATAATCAAGGTGGATTTCAGCTATAGTTACAGGGACTGGGCCGTTATGGCCCAAATGTCACAAACGCTGCTGCGTGCTGCCGCTGCCTGGGAGAGCGTAATTCAACCTCCCGGCATATGCCTGCTGCCTCCCGGCGCAGACAACCATGAATCGGGAACGTGCCGGATGGGCATCGATCCCTACACCTCGGCAACGAATCCATTCGGGCAAATTCATAACATAACCGGATTATTTGTTGCAGACAATAGTGTGTTTCCTGGTACAGGAGGAGCCAATCCAACGCTTTCGACCATTGCGTTAGCCATCCGGACTGCAGATTATATCGCAGCATCGAATCCCTAAGAAATGGAAAGAAAGCGTTTTACGTCAAATGTCCAGCTGTTATCGAGTTATGCCATTGCAGCCGCAACATTCGCTAGGTCCTCATCTGATCCTCTGCCGAAAACAATAAAATGGGCGCCTCGCCTGTGCAAAGTAAGCGTCAAATAGCCCCCACCTTGTCTAACAAGATGAGG containing:
- a CDS encoding TrkH family potassium uptake protein — translated: MKPAAKKFELKPPQILVLGFAAIILIGSILLSLPVASASGQPTPFLDALFTATSATCVTGLVVVDTGTHWSVFGQIVIILLIQVGGLGFMTMATLFAFVLKKRISLKERLILQEAMNQGSMEGIVRLIRKVIRYSLTIEAIAAVIFSIRWSFDLGVSRGIYYGIFHAISFFNNAGFDLFGSVTGKFSSLTAYADDWVINLVSMMLIILGGLGFVVISDLIEFKTVKKLSLHSKVVLSATGILIGVGTIVIFVFELTNMKTLGPLSWSGKFLASLFQSVSPRTAGANSVDIAGLRQATQFFIIILMFIGASPGSTGGGIKTTTFTTLVGAIVAMIRGKEDIVLFHYRLGKDRILKAITLTMIALFLVIFVTMLLSTTEDHSFLMILFEVTSAFGTVGLSMGLTPDLTEFGKVMIALTMFAGRLGPLTLAYALGPKAEKELYRYPEGKITIG
- a CDS encoding potassium channel family protein, with translation MKRSQYAVIGLGRFGSSVAMELMKLGYEVLGIDKDEESVEEMADKLTHVVVADATDEEVLRSLGIRNFDCVVVSIGDDIQSSILTAILLKDIGVGNVVAKALSELHGKVLSKIGVDRVIYPERDMGIRVAHQLVSPNLLDYIELSKEYTIAELAVPRCLSGRSLKELDTRARYGCSVVAINKKDGVIIAPTATDTVEEKDIMVIIGTNQQIETFENAVIR
- a CDS encoding cation:proton antiporter, translating into MEQGVSLEHVLYLLVIILLTGMLVGRLSGLLKLPDVALFLIAGIVLGPLLHWIHEPSSSFTNQFILTVGSTLILFDGGRNIRLAGLKKVWLTLTLLSIPGVLITCAIVAAASHWLLHLPWMYALLLGAIISSTDPATLIPVFKQVRVRTKVRETVESESAFNDATGSILTFTLLGALTGGGAISLGDSVKEFLITALGGIGAGVLIGLALAFLTVHRKFGFLRDYAGIVMLVTAAGAYLAGDLLHVSGFMATFTAGLIWGNAELFGLDFADRKQELHHVAENLTVLLRMLIFVLLGSQVDFGVIGEYLVPSLGVIAIFMLIARPMTVLLCALPDTRAKWERNELLFMFWVRETGVIPAALSGMVVGMGIAHADIIASVTFLAVLVTILLQAGTTAYAARRLGLEEKAEP
- a CDS encoding LysR family transcriptional regulator; amino-acid sequence: MEHLIEFAAVVEQQSLNKASLLLNISQPALSRKIMRLEEELGVALFKRKGKRLELTRAGEICYEYAIEQKRLERKLRQALQAYSTDSKPASIIIGASLTTLQSTLPELITIYTQAYPHTDIKAVTGKTHEIVPLVKEKKVDIGLVASQMSDPALTCVPLFDDHLCLVLPEVHPLQDKEEVDIRDLHELPMILFSRGTWYRVLMDEMFHRYEVHPDVKMEIDSFEAIIRLVSTCKAATLLPESYLRHNWLADNEVTVRYIPELEQTKRTTSLLFIEEAVLEPSIRRFIDHAVHHFRSEGGSSSS
- a CDS encoding succinate dehydrogenase cytochrome b558 subunit, translated to MFKNSYYSRKLHSLLGVIPVGFFLIEHLLTNYSAFKGGHEGFLEHVEWLHGLPLVLVLEIFGIWIPLAYHAIYGLYVAYTARNNVNNYGYFRNQMFFLQRVTGVITFIFVAFHFFQTRFQITLGNVAQEAIGVQMHHIATDTVNFVFYCIGIVAAVFHFSNGMWSFLVSWGVTVGPRAQRVSTYVWMGVFVIMSIMFILSLTAFTDPQFQQVPQTATH